The region AACTTCTCCTCCACCTGCTTGTAGAAGATGGCGTCGATATCGATAAGGGTTCCGCAGTTGGGGCATTGGATGGTAGTCGATGTGGACATGGCGACTCCTGTCTCTTGCGTTTAGTTGGTTTGGGGGTATTTTAACGGAAATGTGGGGAGAATGCTGCTAGTCTAGAGCCTTTTTATATATTGGATGGATGATGAACAGTCATTAGCAGCAGCGGTGCTACACACCGTCAGTTACATGCTGTTCTCAGGCAACATGCCAACAAACCTTCATAGCTGATGAAAAGAATCACGAGTAAATTTTCAGTGCTACCACTGTGCCATGTTATGCGTCCCCAAACTCACTCGATCGCCAGCCACCAAGATACTTGTCAGCCAATTCCAGAACCCCATTGACGTCCTCTGACTGCGTAGCTTTCAGTTTGTTGATCCTCTCCCTGAGGATATCCTCACTGCCATACAACTCAATAAGCGCGTCCCAGGCTAGTCGGGGGGATTGACGAACCGCCCGGCTTCCAAGCGCCAGGCTTCGTACGTCGCTACGCGCTGATCGCAGAAGCGCAAGAGTCACGCTGGGGGAGTCGGGAATATCAAGTGCCGGTTCCGCTGGGCCTGCTTCTCGCTTTGTGAGAAGCAGTATTCTAAGAAGTTCTTTTTCCTTGGCTAGTCGGTCTGCGGTCGTCGCGCGGACCTCGGCACGCCAAGAATCTTCAAGTTCACGTACTACCACTTCCGATACGAGTTTGTGACCGGCTCCATCGCGGTATCCCACCATAGTGATCAGTTGCTCCTTCGCAGACAGGGTGGTGAGTTTAGGAAGTATCTGTCGAATTGCTTCTTCTATCGCGTTGTCTTCCTTAAGTGTGCGTACGAGACGGTACACAACTCGCCCTACGACCATTCGGCTATCAAGATTGAACATTCCTTGGTCGCGCTCAGGCAGCTCTGGCAAGAGATTAAGCAGCACTACGCTCCCCGGAACTACGTGTTCAGGAGCGAACTGCTCCTCGTATACCTCTAGAGATGAGATGACATCTTGCAGTCTTTCCGCGTCAAGTGAACGGAGGTAAGAGTCGAAAGCTTCGCGGTTAGCCATGCGGGGAAACGCCTGTTCGGCGTCGGTCAACGCCTGAAGCCCTTCACCGATAACCCGCTCAAGGTACACGCGAAGAACTTCTTCATGTGCAACGCGCCGCTCGCGAAGCCAACCGTTCTTCCAATCCTCGCCATAGTTTGAGCCGCCAATATGCCGTTCCCCCGCTGGAAATAGACGCTGGATGAGTGCCTGGACGACATCCGCACGGCTCTCGGCAGCTTGCATCAATCGCTTGACCTGTTCCTTTAGATGTGGTGCATCTTCGTCACCGCGATAATAGAGGCCAGAGGGGGTAGTAAGTCCTTCCACGGCTCCATGCAACTCTCTGAACACGTCGGGGAGAAAAACTCGAATGGCCTCCAATGCGAGCACATCGGCAAGGGCGACTGATCCTCCGAGTTCCTGTACCGTACCGCGAATAGCAGCCGCATAACGACGGACATCCCGCATGTTCTGAAGGAGCGGCCTGATGATCTCCATGAAAATGTCGGCCCAAGCGTTCTGATCAAAGGGCCCTGTGTTAACGACCGTGGAAAGCGCATTGTCAATCGCGGTCAAGATCTGCTTGTTAAGAACGTGAGCCGGCACCGCCGGAAGATCAAAGCCCACCTGGAGTATCTTCTCAAGATAGTCACGGCCAGGGATTCTGTGCTCAGCGAGAGCTTCTTCCACTCGAATACGATCAAACACTAGGATATAGATTACGTTTGGAAAATTCGCGGTCAACCGAACAAGTTTGAAGATATCACGGATCTCTGGAGTGGTAAGACGATCTATGTCATCGAGCACTACGGTAAGGGGTTTGTCAAGAGCGCCAAGAGCTTTCACGACCTTCGCACGGCGACCATATATACCTTCTTTTTTCCTGCGTTGGAGGATTTTAGCGAAGATCTTTGTGGCTGCACGACCTCGTTCAATCCACGGACCAACGAGAGGTAGCCAGCTCATGCCAGAAAAGATTTCACCGTAGTCCTCCAACTCCTTGCCAACTTCAAAAAGCTCAGGGCGAAGCCTTAGCTGTGCGGAAAGCTCAACAAAGAACGACTCAACAAGTTGGTCTGCTCCGCTATACATCCAAGGATTGAAGTCGAGGACCGCGACCGAATTGCATTCCAGGCACTCTCGAGCAAGGTTGACAAATGAAGTCTTACCAGAGCCCCAAGGACCGAGAACGCCAACGACGGCACCTTCGGTCACATCCAGCGACAGGACATGTTCAGCGAACGAGTGAGCCATGTCTGCACGTCCGAGAACATCATCTTTCCGCCGATGAATCGGATTGTCTCCAGTGACACACTGGACGTCACGTTCAGTTCCATCCACAGCATCGCCCTGTTTCCACTTGCTTTTGGTCTGAGAACCACCTTTCGGACGATGCTGGAGTTTTCTTATCCATTTTAGCATGTGCTACTCAACGTTTGAGTTGAGAAATATTTGAGCCATATAGTCAAATATTTCTCTCCAGTGATTTATTATGAAATGTGTGTCGGCCATAGGCTTTCAATTTTTTTATACATTTCGATAGAGAGAAATTTTTCTTTGGGAATTTTCCACTTTATTATTCTGTCAATTTGTTCAATATCAGAGTTTTTAGCAACTACTATAAATTGTATATCATCTACGTTAAAAGTAAAATCATGTGGAACTCTCCATTCTCTCTTATGTGTATAGTCGACAAATTTTGGAAATTTACTGTTTTTTTTATGATTACTTGTACCATAAGGTGGTATAAAAGGTGTCATGAATGGCTTAACTTTATCATCCCAATTTTGAGCATTTAACAAATCTTCTTTTAAATATAGAGCAGGACCTCCACCAGCAACATAAATATGTGGTTTTGTAAAGCCTATCCCATAAGCAGAATAGTTTTTTGTATGCTGCAATAGACTTGACCATGGACATTCAGTAAAACAAACAGCATTTGCTTTTATCCATGGCATAGTAGAAGCTATAATTTTTTTACTATTCAAAATAGAAATTAGTCTTTCCATTGCATCCATTTTTTGAAATTTCAATGTAGGATTATCTTGACTCTGACTACAAGTTTTTCTGTTTGAAGTAAAATGAGCCAAATAGTTAGAAAAATCTGGTCTAGAATCAGTATATCCCATCTTTTATCCTTTTTATAACAGGGGCACGCTGCGCCGGGCGACTAACAGCGGGTGTTCAACCCACGCCCCACTGCCTCAGTAAGTGAAGCATCCGAGGATACGATTCATTGTATGAACATTTTATACCATATCCTCAAAATCCCCAAATATGCCAAAACGACATATTTTTTCAATCCTACCGAGTTTTCCATCAAAAATCTCTTACCTCCCATATCGTGCTATTGGCTCCACAACCGTTATACGCACTTTTTGTTCGGATAACAGGCCATATTCCAATAGCTAGACAAAAAGTGCAGATATCAAAGGATGGTCTATCCTATTTGTATGAATGAATATAATGGGTTTCGGAGTATGCATTCCCACGCTCAGCGTGGGAATGCATAGAAAGAACAGAAGTAAACAAAAGAAAGACGAGAAGCCTCAGAGTTCCTCTTCCTCTTTGACCTCCTCGATCACCTTGGCAAGCTCCTCTTCTACTTTTTCATCGATCTCCAACTCTTCATCATAGACCGTTCCAGCTTCGGGATCGTCATAGATACGCTCATCCAGTTTCTTTTCACTCTTAGCCACGATGGTAGTCACCACGCCGTCACCCGATACATTGACCGCGGTACGGATCATATCCAGCAACCGATCCACGCCGAGGATCAGGCCGATTCCCTCTACCGGGAGCCCTACCTGGGTAAAGACCATTGAAAGCATAATCAACCCCACCCCGGGGACGCCGGCTGTACCGATGGAGGCCAACACCGACATCAGAATGACCGTCAAGTAGCCGGCCGTCCCCAGGTCGACGCCGTAGGCATTGGCGATAAAGACCGTCGCCACCCCCTGCATAATGGCGGTCCCGTCCATGTTGATCGTCGCACCGAAAGGGATGGTGAAGGATGCGATGGAGTTGTGTACACCGAGACGCTCCACCGTCGCCCGCAATGTAACGGGAATCGTCGCGTTGGAGCTGGAGGTAGAGAAGGCGAAGACCTGCACTTCGCGGAATTTTTTGAGGAACATTGCGGGGCTCTTGCCCGAAAGGAGTTTGAGTAAGAGCATCAGCGTGATGAAAAGGTGGAACATCAGGGTCCCGATGAGGACCAGCACATAGCCCGCCAAGTCCGCCAGGAGCCCCAGTCCCAGATTTGCCATAGCCCGTGCCAGGAGTGCAAAGACTGCATAAGGGGCCAGAGCCATAATGATGGTTACCATCTTCATCATAATCTCATTGCCAATCTCGGTCAGCTCCACGATCGCTTTGGCCTTTTTCCCCACCATAAGGATCGAAATTCCGATAAGAATTGAAAAAAAGATGATCTGGAGCATATTACCTTTGGCCATAGCATCGATCATATTGGTCGGAACAATATTGATGAGCACCTGGCTCAATGGCGGTGCCTCTTTGGCAGTGAAAACCGCGTCGCTGCTCATATGCACGCCCGAGCCAATGCCCAAAGATGCGGCGATGGTGATGGCCACGGCGATAGCTATGGCGGTCGTGAGCATGTAGAGGACGAAGGATTTCGCACCCACCTTCCCCAGCTCGCGGATGTCACCGATACCGACCACTCCCGTGATCAATGAGAAGATCACCAAGGGAACGACCAACATCTTCAAGGCCGCAACAAAAAGCTTACCGATAATGAGAAACAGCCCATCGGTTATATAAAGGTTAATCCAGGACCCATGGGCATTTAGCCCAAGCATATTGAGCGCCAGTCCCACGATAATCCCCAGGGCCATTCCGATCAGGACTTTGACCGTCAAAGACATCTTTTTCTTTTCCGCCATTTTATAACTCCTTTTGCTGACACACGACGAACGGAGTCCCTCGAAATCCCGCTCTCCTCCAACCGCGATCCGTATCTATGATAGAGGAGCGACGCTTCAAAATCACTTATTAAATCTACATATTTGTATACAATATGTTTTTATAAATGATAAAGAGTAGCTTGCCGAGGTATGGCAAAGAGAAGGATTTCGAAAGGCTTTGGGGAAAATCAGTGTTGCCAAGTAGGAAGAAAGAAGAGGCGATCCTACCCCTCGCTGCGGTACTCGCACCAGCCCAGCAACTCCCGGTCGCCGGAGATGATGTAGAGTTCCTTGGGTAGCAGATCCTGTTTGTGTTTCCGGATCAGCTGTCGGCGTAGCTCGGGAAACCGCCAGAAGAAAAAGAGTCCACCGCCGTGGGGAGCGTTGCTCCAGGCTCCCAGGCGTAGGGCGCTCTCCCACTCGTTGGCGATGCTGTTCTGGATCGCGGCGCAGCTCTCCTCCAGATAGGTATCGACGAGATGTTTGTGCTCATATTCGGCCAGCGCCCGGGCATAGGAGGTCAAAGCCGTGCGAATCTTCTCCCATTGGGGTGTGCTGATCTGCAGATCCGGGATCGTTCCTCGAAAACTCAAGGCTTCGAATTCCCGACTGACTTTTTGCTCCTCCAGGTCAAAGACTTCGATATGCCGCCGCCGCAATCCTTCGGCGGGAAGAGAGATCTTTTCGGGGATCACCAGGTCCTCCAGCCGATGGAGGGCAAAGACCATCGAACGCACCGCCTCAGATGCCTGCAAAAAGGCTTCGTCGTTCTGGAGATTTTCCAGATGCTTCCGTGCCTTATTCTGAAGACTTTTATCCTTTTTGACCCAGTAGAAGACCCAGGCATTCTCGATCGCTTCACGCACCGACGATCCGGGCAGGTAGGCCTGTCCCTCCTCTTTGGGAAAGCCCTTTTTAGAATCGGCGATCAGCGTCGTCCAGGCGATCAGCATCACTTCAACTCCGCCAGGGCTTTGTCGATGCGTTCGGCGATGTGCTCGTCAAACAGTGCGATCGTCGGCACCATCCAGCTCATACGGTAGCGGGGTTTGCCCTCCTTGTTCTCACCGAACCAGGCCAGAGCTATCCTGCCGAATCCCATATCCTTTTCGATCTTCTTGGCTTCCCGCAAAAAGCGCCGGGGCACGGGAGGAAGCTCCGCAAAGCTCATCGGTTTGCCGCTCTCACCGTCGTGACGCACCAGCTCGGCGGCACTGCCCAGTGTCCGGAGGGCATTGGCCACGTGGGGCAAGCGGTGTTTTTTCAAAAAGGCCAGCAATATCTCCCCCGCCGGAACCCGCAGGATCTCCTGACTCTCCTCAGCCTCCAGGTCCAGGACGAGGTGAGCCGTCCCCTCCTCCATCTCGATCCGGGCATAGGCTTTGGCGTTTTTGGGATACTCTTTGAGGACTTCGGTGATGGAGACATCGCTGCCTTCATACTCGAAGCTCTCTCCTTCGGCCGCGCCTTCGGGCCGGGTTGCGTAAATGGTTTTGCCGTTGTGGATACCGCTCACCAGATCGAAGCCCCACTTTTTGAGGCTCTTGATCTTGAACTCCCGTTCACGCTCCGGGGCCCCCAGGGTCTCGAAGACCAGGGTACCCAACACCATCGGTTCATTGATTTCAAAGGTCATAATCACTCCTGATTTTTTGCAAATCATAACCGAGAAGAGAGAAGACCCCTTGCTACCTGGGTCACATCCGGGGAGAATTGTCCATCAAATGCAAGAAGTTCGGCTAAAAGTGGAAAATACGTTCCTGAATGGAGTAGAGAAAAGGCATATAGAAGTCCCTCAAGGGATCCGGAAATGATAGACCCACTCCACATTCCCCTCTTTGCCCGCCAGGGAACTGGGAGTTTTGCGCAAGAGCTGCCAACCCATCGCCTCCGTCACGGCTTCGAACCGCTCCATCGCTCTCTCGATCGCCCGGGAATCGGTCACCACCCCTTTACGGTCCCGTTTGGCTTCTCTGCCCACTTCGAACTGGGGTTTGAAGAGCAAAATCACCTCGGCTCCGGGAGCGGCCAGGCGGGCGACGGAGGGGAGGATATGGTGAAGGCTGATGAAACTCACATCCGAAACGATGAGGGGATAGCGAATCCCGGGATCGAAATCACGGATGTCAGTCTGCTCATAGGAGCGGACCCGGGGATCGGCCCGAAGAGAAGGGTGGAGCTGATCCCTTCCCACATCCACGGCATCCACTCCCGCCGCACCCTTTTCCAACAGCACCTGGGTGAAGCCTCCGGTGGAGCTGCCGATGTCAAGGCAGCGCTTCCCTTCTGTCTCCAACGGATGTTCCTGCAGATAACCCGCCAGCTTCTGAGCGGAGCGGGAGACATAGACCGGGCCGCCCTGGAGGGTGATCTCGGTCTCCTCACCCACTTTGAAAGCGGGCTTTTTTTGCACGTGCCCATCGAGGAACACCCGCCCTTTGCGGATTGCCTCGGCGGCTTTGTTGCGGCTCTCAAAAAGCCCCCGCTCCACCAGGGCCGTGTCGAGACGTTTCATCGCTCCTCCAGCCTCTCGGGGTCCAGCCGGTTCACGGGATAGGAGCGACCGAGAATATGCTCCACCGCTTCGGTATCGATCGGGCCAGTGGCGTAGAGTTTCAATACCGGCTCTCCATTACTTTTACTTTCGCATTCGCCCAGCAGGCTCAGCAGTCGCCGTGCGATCGCCTCTCCGGTTTCGATGAGAGTCACCGGCGTGCCCATCACTTCCCGGATCGCGGAAGCGGCCAGCGGATAGTGGGTGCAGCCCAGCACGATCGTATCGACCCCCGCCTCTCGCATAGGGGCCAGCCACCCTTCGAGCATCCGGCGGCACTCCGGGCTCTCTACCTCTCCCCGTTCGATCCGCTCCACCAGGCCCGGGCAAGCCTGCTCAAAGAGCTGCACTTCATGCTCTGTGCAGAGGCGCTCTGCCAAAGCCTGATATTTCTCTCCCGCCAGAGTCGCCGGCGTCGCCAGAATCCCTACTTTGGCGCTGCGGCTCGCCCGAACCGCCGGCTTGATCCCCGGCTCGGTCCCGACTATGGGAAGATCGGGAAAACGTTCCCGTAGTGTCGCAATGGCGGCGGAGGTAGCGGTATTGCAGGCGACGACCAGGGCATCGACGTCGTGTTCACGGATGAAATACTCGGCAATCCCCAGGGAGTAGCTACGAATCTCTTCACGGCTCTTCTCCCCGTAGGGCGCATGGGCCGTATCGGCCAGATAGAGGATCTCCGCCCCCGGCAAGGCTTGCATAATGGGACGCAGAACCGTCAAACCGCCTAAGCCGGAGTCGAAGATTCCGATTCTGACAATTTTGGATTTTGGATTTTGGATTTTGGATTTCATTGGTTTTTCTGAAGTGTCAAAATAATACTTGTCAAAAGGCGATTGATGGATTCGATATCTGCCAACATACTTTTCACGTGATCTCTGTCAGCCTCCAAATAGCCTGTTTCAATCAACA is a window of Nitratifractor salsuginis DSM 16511 DNA encoding:
- a CDS encoding KAP family P-loop NTPase fold protein — translated: MDGTERDVQCVTGDNPIHRRKDDVLGRADMAHSFAEHVLSLDVTEGAVVGVLGPWGSGKTSFVNLARECLECNSVAVLDFNPWMYSGADQLVESFFVELSAQLRLRPELFEVGKELEDYGEIFSGMSWLPLVGPWIERGRAATKIFAKILQRRKKEGIYGRRAKVVKALGALDKPLTVVLDDIDRLTTPEIRDIFKLVRLTANFPNVIYILVFDRIRVEEALAEHRIPGRDYLEKILQVGFDLPAVPAHVLNKQILTAIDNALSTVVNTGPFDQNAWADIFMEIIRPLLQNMRDVRRYAAAIRGTVQELGGSVALADVLALEAIRVFLPDVFRELHGAVEGLTTPSGLYYRGDEDAPHLKEQVKRLMQAAESRADVVQALIQRLFPAGERHIGGSNYGEDWKNGWLRERRVAHEEVLRVYLERVIGEGLQALTDAEQAFPRMANREAFDSYLRSLDAERLQDVISSLEVYEEQFAPEHVVPGSVVLLNLLPELPERDQGMFNLDSRMVVGRVVYRLVRTLKEDNAIEEAIRQILPKLTTLSAKEQLITMVGYRDGAGHKLVSEVVVRELEDSWRAEVRATTADRLAKEKELLRILLLTKREAGPAEPALDIPDSPSVTLALLRSARSDVRSLALGSRAVRQSPRLAWDALIELYGSEDILRERINKLKATQSEDVNGVLELADKYLGGWRSSEFGDA
- a CDS encoding abortive infection system antitoxin AbiGi family protein, which codes for MGYTDSRPDFSNYLAHFTSNRKTCSQSQDNPTLKFQKMDAMERLISILNSKKIIASTMPWIKANAVCFTECPWSSLLQHTKNYSAYGIGFTKPHIYVAGGGPALYLKEDLLNAQNWDDKVKPFMTPFIPPYGTSNHKKNSKFPKFVDYTHKREWRVPHDFTFNVDDIQFIVVAKNSDIEQIDRIIKWKIPKEKFLSIEMYKKIESLWPTHIS
- the murI gene encoding glutamate racemase gives rise to the protein MKSKIQNPKSKIVRIGIFDSGLGGLTVLRPIMQALPGAEILYLADTAHAPYGEKSREEIRSYSLGIAEYFIREHDVDALVVACNTATSAAIATLRERFPDLPIVGTEPGIKPAVRASRSAKVGILATPATLAGEKYQALAERLCTEHEVQLFEQACPGLVERIERGEVESPECRRMLEGWLAPMREAGVDTIVLGCTHYPLAASAIREVMGTPVTLIETGEAIARRLLSLLGECESKSNGEPVLKLYATGPIDTEAVEHILGRSYPVNRLDPERLEER
- a CDS encoding TIGR00703 family protein codes for the protein MTFEINEPMVLGTLVFETLGAPEREREFKIKSLKKWGFDLVSGIHNGKTIYATRPEGAAEGESFEYEGSDVSITEVLKEYPKNAKAYARIEMEEGTAHLVLDLEAEESQEILRVPAGEILLAFLKKHRLPHVANALRTLGSAAELVRHDGESGKPMSFAELPPVPRRFLREAKKIEKDMGFGRIALAWFGENKEGKPRYRMSWMVPTIALFDEHIAERIDKALAELK
- the tlyA gene encoding 23S rRNA (cytidine-2'-O)-methyltransferase TlyA; translation: MKRLDTALVERGLFESRNKAAEAIRKGRVFLDGHVQKKPAFKVGEETEITLQGGPVYVSRSAQKLAGYLQEHPLETEGKRCLDIGSSTGGFTQVLLEKGAAGVDAVDVGRDQLHPSLRADPRVRSYEQTDIRDFDPGIRYPLIVSDVSFISLHHILPSVARLAAPGAEVILLFKPQFEVGREAKRDRKGVVTDSRAIERAMERFEAVTEAMGWQLLRKTPSSLAGKEGNVEWVYHFRIP
- a CDS encoding dicarboxylate/amino acid:cation symporter, with translation MAEKKKMSLTVKVLIGMALGIIVGLALNMLGLNAHGSWINLYITDGLFLIIGKLFVAALKMLVVPLVIFSLITGVVGIGDIRELGKVGAKSFVLYMLTTAIAIAVAITIAASLGIGSGVHMSSDAVFTAKEAPPLSQVLINIVPTNMIDAMAKGNMLQIIFFSILIGISILMVGKKAKAIVELTEIGNEIMMKMVTIIMALAPYAVFALLARAMANLGLGLLADLAGYVLVLIGTLMFHLFITLMLLLKLLSGKSPAMFLKKFREVQVFAFSTSSSNATIPVTLRATVERLGVHNSIASFTIPFGATINMDGTAIMQGVATVFIANAYGVDLGTAGYLTVILMSVLASIGTAGVPGVGLIMLSMVFTQVGLPVEGIGLILGVDRLLDMIRTAVNVSGDGVVTTIVAKSEKKLDERIYDDPEAGTVYDEELEIDEKVEEELAKVIEEVKEEEEL